One genomic window of Mercenaria mercenaria strain notata chromosome 2, MADL_Memer_1, whole genome shotgun sequence includes the following:
- the LOC123565066 gene encoding RYamide receptor-like, with the protein MESFNETTSSDMATISVANYSDISPVRGPLVVPIYQQVIIITMYSIIILLSVFGNSIVCYIVFSSKRMRTVMNFFIVSLALSDILMAVICIPLTFVANLVINSWPFGDALCPVVTFLQVVTVFMSSFTLVAISLDRYSAIVHPLRPKMTKRQAFIVISIIWILSVVIPLPTAITSEVHQYINDTSAPYFCEEVWENITAQSIYNAIILIFQYFIPLMILVFTYGRIILVLWIKKPPGEAVSDRDERMSKSKKKIIKMMIVVVIIYSICWLPLHIINIAGDINITFYNLPGMNIMWTVSHWLAMSNCMYNPFIYCWMNAKYRNGFINVFSCFTCGLLKSRDEKIELQRMRGSHTNTTRPYIKIEVNARKYRGNSVPTLKIKWTSIDRHDSL; encoded by the exons ATGGAATCATTTAACGAAACAACCTCATCAGATATGGCCACCATATCAGTGGCAAATTACAGTGACATTTCACCAGTAAGAGGTCCACTTGTGGTACCTATTTATCAACAGGTTATAATAATAACTATGTATAGCATCATTATTCTCCTATCAGTGTTTGGAAATTCTATCGTCTGCTACATCGTCTTTTCATCTAAAAGAATGCGAACTGTGATGAACTTTTTCATCGTTAGTCTTGCCCTAAGTGACATTCTAATGGCTGTTATATGCATTCCATTGACGTTTGTTGCTAATCTTGTAATAAATTCATGGCCATTTGGCGACGCGTTATGCCCGGTTGTGACTTTCCTTCAAGTTGTCACGGTGTTTATGAGCTCATTTACTCTAGTCGCCATTAGTTTAGATCGTTACTCGGCTATTGTGCACCCACTGAGACCAAAAATGACAAAACGGCAAGCATTCATTGTGATCTCTATAATTTGGATCTTATCCGTCGTGATTCCACTCCCGACGGCCATTACTTCAGAAGTTCACCAATATATAAACGATACAAGTGCGCCGTATTTCTGTGAAGAAGTTTGGGAAAATATAACGGCGCAATCAATTTACAATGCTATAATTCTCATCTTCCAGTATTTTATTCCACTCATGATACTGGTATTTACATACGGCCGCATCATATTGGTTCTTTGGATCAAAAAGCCTCCTGGGGAAGCCGTCTCCGACCGTGATGAAAGGATGTCCAAGTCAAAGAAAAAG ataATAAAGATGATGATTGTTGTCGTGATAATTTACTCCATCTGTTGGCTTCCCTTACACATTATAAATATCGCTGGAGACATCAACATAACATTCTATAATCTTCCTGGAATGAACATCATGTGGACAGTGTCACATTGGCTAGCTATGTCAAACTGCATGTATAACCCCTTCATTTACTGTTGGATGAATGCTAAATATAGAAACGGATTTATAAATGTGTTCAGTTGTTTTACATGTGGATTATTAAAGTCACGTGATGAGAAAATTGAACTTCAACGCATGCGCGGGAGCCACACTAACACCACTCGG CCTTACATAAAGATTGAGGTAAATGCACGAAAATACCGGGGAAATTCTGTGCCAACATTGAAGATTAAATGGACATCGATCGACAGACATGATTCCCTATAA